TCAGGGAGTGTATGCGCTCAAGGTGATTGACGTACTGAAAAACCCGCAACTAGCGGAGGAAGACAAGATTCTCGCTACTCCTACCCTCGCGAAAGTCCTCCCTCCCCCGGTGCGGAAAATTATCGGTGATTTGTCCGATCGAGAGAAGGTTCTGATCGGTTTAGACTTACTGTACGAGGAAATTCGTGAACGAGAAAATGATAGCTAGGCCTTCGGCAATAGGTGATTAGACGGGTTATATTTATTGAAGGAGAAATGCTCGGTGCGTAATCTAGTACGTCTATGGGAAAGTCAAGAGTCAATGGACATCAAGATGGTGTAAAGTGTCTAGTCAGGCCTGATATGTTTCTGTGGAAAAATTAGATAAAAATCCTACTCTTTAAATATTCGCTGGATAAATAATGACTCAATCTAACTCTAATAGCCAATTGAATCCACCGATTAAACCGAAAGGTGTTCGCAAAATTAGAACCCTAATTGAAGGTTTTGATGAGATCACTCACGGTGGTTTACCCATGGGGCGAACTACCTTAGTTAGTGGCACTTCTGGCACGGGAAAAACCCTGCTTGCTGTGCAATTTCTCTACCACGGGATCAAGTATTTTGACTATCCGGGCCTGTTTGTTACTTTTGAAGAATCTCCCACCGATATTATCCAAAATGCCTATAGTTTTGGTTGGGATTTAGAAGAATTAATTGACCAGGGTAAATTATTTATTCTCGATGCTTCCCCGGATCCGGAAGGTCAAGAGGTGGTGGGTAGTTTTGATCTTTCGGCCCTAATCGAGCGCATTCAATACGCAATTACCAAATATAAAGCCAAACTGGTATCAATTGACTCTGTAACTGCTGTTTTTCAGCAGTACGAAGCGGTGTCAGTGGTACGGCGAGAAATTTTTCGGCTCGTGGCCCGGTTAAAATTATTAGAAGTGACTTCAATTATGACCACGGAACGTATCGAAGAATACGGAGCGGTGGCCCGTTTTGGTGTAGAGGAATTTGTCTCTGATAATGTGGTAATTATGCGGAACGTGCTAGAGGGAGAAAGGCGACGCCGAACCGCAGAAATCCTCAAATTACGGGGAACAACCCACATGAAGGGGGAATATCCCTTTACTATCACCAATGATGGCATTAATATCTTCCCCCTCGGTGCGATGCGTTTAACTCAGCGATCTTCTAATGTCCGCATTTCTTCGGGAGTAAAAACCCTTGATGATATGTGTGGGGGCGGTTTTTTCAAGGATTCGATTATTTTGGCCACAGGAGCAACCGGTACGGGTAAAACTCTCTTAGTCAGTAAATTTCTGGAAGAAGGCTGTCGGCGCGGTGAGCGGGCGATTTTGTTCGCTTATGAAGAATCTCGCGCCCAATTGTCCCGAAATGCTTCTTCTTGGGGGATCGATTTTGAGGAGATGGAACGCAAGGGATTATTAAAATTATTGTGTTCTTACCCCGAATCGGCGGGATTAGAGGACCATTTACAGATGATTAAGTCGGAAATCTCGGAATTTAAACCCTCCCGTATTGCCATCGATTCTCTATCGGCGCTCGCACGCGGGGTGACAAATAATGCTTTTCGGCAATTTGTGATCGGGGTGACAGGATACGCCAAACAGGAGGAAATTACGGGATTTTTCACCAATACCACCGACCAATTTATGGGAGCGCACTCGATCACCGAATCCCATATTTCTACGATTACCGACACGATTTTAATGTTGCAATATGTGGAAATTCGCGGCGAAATGTCGCGAGCGATTAACGTCTTTAAGATGCGCGGTTCTTGGCACGATAAAGGGATTCGTGAATATACTATCAGTCAGGATGGGGCGGATATCAAGGATTCTTTCCGCAATTACGAGCGGATTATTAGTGGTTCCCCGACTAAAATTAGCGTCGATGAAAAGACTGAATTATCGCGGATTGTTCGCAATGTACGCGAAAAATTACAGGATGAATAATCGGCAGTTGACTGATGGAGATTATTTTGAAGAGCGATCGGGTAAAGTTGGTCTTAGGGAAAATAACCACCAGATCAATAAACCTAATATAATCCAGAGAATATCTTTAACCCGGCGAATTTTTAAAAACTGTGCTTTCTAGATTTTTTGTCCTAAATCCAGACTTTTGGGGGGTTCTACCCCCCAAACCCCCCGTTGGGGGCGTGGCGCCGCCCCCAAACCCCCCGCGCATTAGTTTTTCGGTGGGATGCTTACACGCAGTTGTTCATATATTTGTACTAATTTAAAAGTTACTGATAATACTAAATCTGGTTATTAAAGACTGATTATTTATTCCCCTTTTTGCATGAGCGCATGAGTACATGAGTGCCTATCCTGATATGTTACCTATACTCAACGGATTTAGTATGATTGAGATTATTTTGAAGAGCGATCGGGTAAAGTTGGTCTTAGGGAAAATAACCACCAGATCAACAAACCTAAGATAATCCAGAGAATATCTTTAACCCGGCGAATTACGGAAATCGCTAAACCTAATTCTAGACTACCGGTTAAAGAAGCACCCAGCAGCACTAAAGAACCTTCTAAAGTACCGATATTAGCGGGAATAAAAAAGGTTCCAGCGCGCACCAATTGGGCAACGGAATCAAATAACCAAGCATCGGCAAAACTGAGCGGATGTTGGAGAAACTGCATTAAAACATAGATTTCTAAAACTCCGAGGGGCCAATTGAGAAAACCGACGATCAAGCCATTTCTAAATAGGGGCAGATTCCGGTAAAATTCCCCTAAACGATCATCGACACTGCGAAGATTTTCTAAAGGTTTAGCTAGGCGATCGCCTAAAAAAGAATGACCTAATCGATTAACTATTCGGGAGGATAAACGGAATCGCTGAATCAAGAAAAATATCAGGATACAACTGGAGAATATAGCAAGACTTAATCCGGTAAAAGTTTTAAAAGAATTGGAGAATTTTGGGGAAGCTAGGAGCAGCAAAAAACCGATAATTGCAAAGAAGACAAGGGAAGCAGTATTTAATGTCTTGGTCAGAATAATCGAGGCACTGGTTTCTTTATAGCTAATCTGATAGTGAGTTTTCAACATCACTGCTTTAAAACCTTCTCCTCCCAAAGAAGCGAAGGGAGTCACGCGATTAAAGGCTGCCCCTACCATGTAAATTAATAATAGCCGAATTGTCCATCGAGGTTGGATAGGAATACTCTTAAAAGTTAGTTGCCAAGTAAAAACATCGGTGAGGAATTCTAGGAAATAAAAAATAATCACTAATGTCATTCCCCACCAACCGACTAGGGTGATTTGTTGCCAAACTTCTTGTAGATTTGTTTGGCGTAAAATTACCCCTAGTAAAACAAAACCTAAACCCAGAAAGATAAATTTAAGATATTTCATAAGTAGTCGTGTAAAATTAAGTTTTTGGTTAGGATATAGGCAAAAGGCAAGAAGTAGTTATACTAAATCCTGTTTAAAAGATATAAAAGAGCGGGAATTATGACTTAAGTAGCTGGTTATAATTAAATTAAAAATGGATTTTAGGTTCGATCCCCCCTGCCCCTCTTGATAAGGTAGGGTTGATTCATGAATCAACCCTACCCTTGATAAGGAGGGTGTCTGATAATTTTTAACGCCTACCTACTTATGACTGATAACTGATAACTGATAACTGAAAAAGCTGATCACTGAAAATAATTCCAACGTTGAATAAATGGGAGCCAATGGGATTCGACTAACTCGATCGCTTTGGCATCCGGGTGATAATTATTTTTTTTATATCCTTGCAGACTGGCGATATATTTCTCAAAGCGAGGCCTAGATATTTTTAAGTCGGGAAGTTGCAGTTGATCGTAGATTTTCTCGATTTGTGCTAGGGGGTCTTTTTCTAAATCTTCAAAACGAATTTCTACAAAACTATCGGCGGGTAAATCGGCGCTATCTCGCAGGAGAGAATTAAGCATTGGGGGATAACTTTTCAGAATTGTCTGCTCGATTTCATCCGTGGATAAATTATCGTAGGATTGTAGTGCTAGTTCCGGTAGGATGCGGGTAAAAAAGTGACGAGTTGAGGGAAAAACTAGATAGGGATTGCGGTAGATATGAATAAATTTAGCATCGGGCCAGATAGCTCGCAATTTGGCAATATGTGCCGTATAAACGGGGTTTTTGATTAGTAATTGTTTGCCTCTTTGATGGATGGAAACTTTTTTTAATAGATGAGTATGCCAACGCTGCCAAGTGGCGATTTCCCTGTCGCTGCAGCCTTGAAAAAAAACTCCTCGATCGAAATGATACTGAAAACGTTGGGGAAAGTATAAACCATGGTAGTAGGAAAGGGGGATCATGCTGGCCAGGGCGATCGAATCTTCTTGGGGGGAATCGGGAGTAACGGCGACGTTATCCACATGGCGATCGCTAGGTAGGGCCAATTCTAGCAGCGGTTGAAATAAGCGGACGATACCGAGGATATCCCAGGGTAATCCCACCGCTAGGGGGGAAATATAGCCAAAATGCTCCGATTGACCGAGTAAATTGTGGAGATGGGTCGTGCCGCTGCGCCAATAGCCGACAATAAAAATGGGTGCTTTTACCTGCACGCCGCGCTCATAAAACCCTGTCATTAAAATTCGTTCTAGGGTAGAAAAAGGCAGTCGCGCTAGGGTAACTGCCAGGGCCAAGGTTGCTGGGGCCAAATTGGGGCGATCGATGCCGCCATTGGTCAAAAATAAACGTAATAGGGTACTAAGGTTACTACCGCAGAGGGGATGAAACAAACTGGACATATTAACTATTTTTTGGCGGTTTTTTGGCGTATAGCTTGGCTGGCCAAGGTTTTACCGAATTCCCAAGCGGCCCCAGGGAAGCGGTGTGCATCAGCGACCACATCTTTAACGGCGGTGACAAGCCAACGGCAATCCTCATCGGAGAGGGTGAGGGGGGGGATAAACTTGATGATATTCATGCCGTGGCCGGAAACCTGGGAGAGGATTTGATGGCGGGTAAAGAGGGGAACGACGATTAACTGGGAAAATAGCCCTTTATTGGCGGTTTCTAGCATTTTCCAGGCGGCTTTTAGTGACCAACTGCTCGGCTCGGCAAATTCCAAGGCGATCATCATACCCAATCCCCGCACTTCCTGCAAACATTCGTACTGATCTACGAGGGGCCGTAGTTCTGCGATAATTTGTTGACCGATTACGGCCGATCGCTCGACTAATTTTTCCTCCTCAATCACCTGTAAAGTGGCAATACCGGCGGCCATGGCCAGATTATTTTTACCAAAAGTGCTACCGTGGACCACAGAACGATCCATGCGATCGAATACTCGATCGAAGATCCAGCGACGACAGAGAACCGCTCCCACTGGCACAAAACCGCCCGAAAGAGCCTTGGCAACACATAAAATGTCCGGTTCTACCCCCCAATGTTCCACAGCCCAAATTTTGCCAGTCCGGCCTAAACCGGTCTGCACTTCATCGGCCACAAAAAGAGTGCCGTAACGACGACAAAGGGCAGCCGCCGCCGGGAGATAGTTCGGTTCAGGAATTCTCACCCCGTGACCTTGGATCGGTTCGGTAATAAAAGCCGCTACGTCTTGGTTAATTAGAGCTTTTTCGAGTGCGGCCAGATCGCCGAAGGGAATTTCCTTAAAATCGGCGACAAAAGGCCCAAATCCCTCACGATAATGGAGATCGCCCGTGGCGGAAAGGGAACCCATGGTTAACCCGTGGTAGCCCCCCTGACAGTAAACAATTTGGCTGCGTCCGGTGGCGTAGCGGCTAAATTTAATGGCAGCCTCGACGGTTTCTGTGCCGGAATTAGCAAAGAAAACTCGTTCTAATCCATTCGGTGCGATCGCTACTAACCGTTCCGCCAGCAATCCCGCTAGGATGGAAGCATCCAATTGGACTAAATTGGGCAATGCTGCCGTCAATACCTCTTGTAAAGCTTGCACGATCTTGGGGTGATTGCGTCCGAGAGCGAAAACACCAAAACCACTCAGTAAGTCCAGATACTTTTCCCCCTGATTGTCGAATAGGTAGGGACCTTCGGCTTTAACGTAGTGGCGATCGTAGCCGATCGTTTTTAGTACCCTAACCATCTGGGGGTTTAGGTATTGTTCGTGGAGGGCAAAGTTTTCTTCTAGTCTTTTTTCTATCAGTTCTAAAATGCTCATAAATTCCAGATTTGATGACTGAAAAACTAATTTTGACACTCCCATCGCACTCATGCGAGGGATTCTTCATTCACGGGGAGATGCCTTGTAAAAGCAGTGCCTTTACTTGGTCTTACTCTCCCTCCAGAAGCAGTAGCGGTATGCCCTACCGCCAAAATTCGTAAACCTTCATCCCGAATATTCTTAGCGGCATTAATGTCTCTATCGTGGGTTTCTCCACACTTAGGACATTGCCAACTACGAATATCTAAACTCAAACTATCAACACGATTTAAACAGTTACTACAAGTCTTAGAACTAGGAAAGAATCTATCTACTTCTATATAGATTTTTCCTTCCCATTCAGCCTTGTATTTTAACATGGTACAGAATTGACCCCAACCAGCATCACTAATTGATTTGGCTAGTTTATGGTTTTTGACCATGTTTTTGACTGCCAGATTTTCTACCACTATGACTGGGTTTTCGTCAACTAATTTACGACTTAGTTTGTGGAGGAAATCTTCACGACAACGAACAATTTTAGAGTGAACTTTAGCAACTTTAACTCTAGCTTTATTGCGGTTGTTAGAGCCTTTTTGCTTGCGACTAAGTTTCTTTTGTCTCCTCGCTAATCTTTGTTCGTACTTACGATAGTATTTAGGATTCCCCTGTTTAGTCCCATCTGATGTAATAGCAAAATGGGTTAGTCCAACGTCTATCCCGATAGCTTTTCCTTCTGATGACCCTTCGGCTTCGCTCAGGCTTCGGCCGTGAGCTCAGGCTTCGACGGTGATCTCAGCCGAACCGCGAAGTCGAGACGTTGATTTCTGGGGTAAATCCTTGCCATCATCATAGAGAGAAGATACAAAATATTCTCCTGATGGATTAACTGAAACCGTAACAGACTTTAAGTTTCCCTCTGGTGGCCGTGAAACTTGGCAATAGACTTTACCAATTTTAGGCAATACCAGAACATTATTTTTTAACTTACAGTGTTGAGGGAATCTAATTGACTGCCTATTTTGCTTTTTCTTGAAGTTAGGATATTTAGCTCTACCTTCAAAAAAGTTAAGGAAAGCACTAGAAAGATTTAAAGCGGCTTGCTGTAATACCTGCGATGGTACTTCGCTTAACCACTCATACTCTTTTTTTAGGGAAGGCAGCAGCTTAATTATTTCGTTTCTGCTTAATCCTTTTCCAGTTTGCTTGTAAGTTTCAGATGTCAAATTTAGGGCGTAATTGTCAAACCATCTAGCACAGCTAAACGACTTGGCGAGCAAAACTGATTGCTCACTTGTCGGATAAATTCTGTACTTAAACGCTTTTAACATCTTACTTATCAAACTATACTACTATGGTAAACTATGCAAGGCTAAACTGTCAAGGATTTAATCGTGCTTCGTGTCACTGAGCCTTGACATTGAGCCTTTACATTGAGCGTGTCGAAATGTGTCGAAATGTGTCGAAGTGCTGTTTTATATTGGTCGGGGTTTCATCCCGTCGCACTCAAGCGAGGGTCTTCACCCCGACATTTGAGATAAACTACCCCCCACTCAGCAGTGAGTGGGGGGTTTCTGACGCTTCTTTGCCTCTATTTGCCTCATGCTTCCGCACAAGGTAGAAGCTCACCGACTCTGCATCCCGCATAGGCTCGTTCCCAACCCCTTGCATAATTAAGCATAACCTGAGCGGCGGCTACATCTCTATCGCAAGAATAACTAAATTTCTCACAGCTATGAACTCTTTCGGCTAAAGATTTTTGGCTCTTCTCGTTTCTGTGTGGAAGTAAGAAGAATAGGGATAATTTTCCAGAAATATAGTCTTCAAAGCCTTGTCTAGCAAGACTCCTACGAATGATAAGCACTGATGATCACACAAAGTCGAGAAAAGCCGGATCGCTCTAGTTGACAATCCCCGAAGCGCTCATGCGAGGGATTCTCGAAGCTCATCACTGCGCTTTCTGGTTTCCCCTACTCACGTCTTACACGATTAGGTCCTATCCGAACCTACTAGAATATCACTTGTTATCTAGTTGTCCACTTGTGGATAGCTCTCCAAGCGTTTTGGTCTTTCAGCCAACCTGTGCGTAGCACCAATCGGCTCCATGACCCCGTTTATTAAAATATTAAAATTTAGACAAAGACATTCATTTGAGTATCTATTTTTCAAAAATATACAGCGCAGGGGTTGTAGCGAATTTTAATAGCGGTAATTTTTACCTTGAAAACACGGTATATAATACTAAAGCGGCGCCTTGATCGTTAAGGCAACGCGGGAACCGTTGTCAGACCCTGCAGTAAGGGGGGGGTTCAACTTCGACAAGCGAGCGGGCGAGCCTGAAAGTGCTGTATCTCGAAAGCTGTTAAGGTGTTTGCGATGTCTAAACTGCGCCAGCAACGTCGTTTTATCAAACTCTATATCAAGCCTCTCAAGGAGAAGCTGTCAGAAATCGATGGTTCTGCGTTAAAAGTATATCTAGCTTTAGCTTTAGAAATAGGCTGGTTAGATAATACTGTAGAAATCTATAGCAGTTTTCATCAGAATGAGGCATGGGCAAGGCGCTTAAGCCCCTTGCTGGCAAAACTTGTCGATACCTCAGTAACGTGAAAAGTGCTATATCCAATTTCGTGATTTTCTTAGCTTTGCTACTTATTCTTCTAATCAAATTGTTTCAGTTCACGCTAGACATGATAAAACTGATAGCCAATGCCCAGATCAAATAAATACGATTGAGATTATATGGAATGAAAGAAAATTTTCAGAGAATTTCGATCATATCTCTTGGTAAAAAATGCTGTTAACTTATGATGATATTAAAGATGATTTTGAAAAAATTCCCAAAACTGGATAGACAACCGAGAGAAATTTAAAACTATTTTTCAGGAACTATTAATAAATATTTATACTCCAAAATTATATCTGGAATATAAATTTCTGAATATTGTGCAAGCGTTGGATATCTATCATAAACAAACTAAAAAAATAAAACATAATATCGAATATATGTCTCAAGATAGTTGTCAAAATGGCATTGCTCAACAACTTTGCGAAGTTATTCAAAATTATCCTATCCAAGAAGATTTCAAAACGTTTTTAGATAGCCAAGTTAAATACTTGTTTAAGGTTGAGATGAATCTAAAGGCTCAAGGGGTGACAGAAAGGTTAAAGAGCTTGCTTGATAAGGCTCATAGCCGTTAACCCTTTGGAGAAATAAGGGTTTTTCTGGGGTTTGAGGCGTATCAAAGAAAGGGCAAGTTCCGAAAAAATATCCATCGACTCAACCCAAAAAGTACCATAAGTCCCTATCCAAAAATCACTATGTCTTTCAGCAGAACGATTAGATTCTTTGAGGCGACAAATATAAACACGGTGGGGTAAAATATTGAGTTGTTGACCCCGTATTGTATTTAAAGAATAGGCGATAGCAATTAATAAAACAAGAGCTAAAAAACGCGGTTCGCTAACTTTAGTTTTCTCGATATTATAACCTCCCGTTTTACAATCTTTGAACATTGCTTCAATGCCAAAACGAGATTCATATAAATTTAAAGTCTCATCCAAAGAGTCAAGATTAGTAAGAAGATACCAAGGAGCTTCGGCTTGTTTACTACGGTAGCGTCTTTTCCAGCGAGTGGCCAAATTAAAAGGGCCAAGTTTATGAGCAGATGTATGATAAATATCCGAAAAAAAATGCTGAGTCCCCGGTTGAATATCTAGAGCTTTTAGAGGTTGATAGTTTTCTTCACCTGATAATAGCAAAGATGTTCCCTTCTTTTGTCTCAGAATAAAGGCTATCCCCTTTTCGTCTAGCCACTTTCCTAGTTGAACACTGTGAAATTCTCGGTCGCCTATCACGACAACTGGGTAGGATTTCAAAAATTTTAATACCGGCTTGAGAAAGTTTTTTTGGTTCCCTAAATTACTGCTTCCTTGTTTATCTAACAATATCCAGTACACAGGTAACGCCCTTTTTCCACAAATAACACTAGCTACAAACAAATTTCTTCCTTTCCAATCTGTTCGGTCAATTACCAATAATAGATGTCCCAGATGCTTAAGTTTTTTCAGTTTTCTTCTTTGATGTCGATTTTTATTTTTTTCGCTAAACTCTTGCTTAATAATGTGTTTAATTAGCGGAAACCATAACAATTTTACACTTAATTGCGGTAACTTGAGAAACCTTTGTAAATTTCTTCTTCTGCTTTCAAAGGTAATTGGTTGGGGAAATAAGGCGGCCAATCTCTCCAATTGTACTGTTCTATGGCTTTGTAGGAGCAGTATAAGAATTTGTAGAGTCAGATATTGTGCTTGTGTCAAGCTGGCTTGTAAACAGGCCTGATAGAATGATGGTAACATATTGAAATTTTGGGTGGTTGTCTCAACCACTCTATTTCTTTTGGGTTCATTTGGCTAGAGTCTTTATCTTGATTACCTTTGAACCCCTTTGTCACCCCTTGAGATCTAAAGGATAGACTGAGAAATATTATAGATAATATTTCCTATTTATTCATTGAAAACAATGACGCTACTAAACAAAGCTTTGCTGATACTTTCAACTCACAAGATGATAGTTTATTCTCTAGAATAAACCAAGATCAAGATTTAAAAGATAAATTTATTAAGCGAGTAACTGAGATTAGAAATAATTTAACTAACCCAGACAAGAAAATAAAAATAAAAAATCAATAACTCTAGGATCTATGGTGTACCGTAACTTTAATATTACAAACTTGTTTACTGATAGAACTCGAAGTTTCAACCGACACCATTAAAGCTATTATTAAAAATAGAATGCGGAACCAAAATGAATGGCTTGGAGAGGATAAGTATAATTAAGCTAAGAAAATAGCTTACCTCTTATTTGTTGATGAGTGAAGGTGAATATAGCTTTTCTCATCAAGAGAAAATGTAACCTGATTGGGTAAGTAAAACTTCCCACCTCACCAATAAGATAACTGCTATATAGTTAAAATTGACAACTTAGGTTAAGATGATGCTAGGTTTCACCAGTTAAAGACCCATGGATAACAAAGTTCTCGACGTTCGCCATCTCACCGTTGAATTTTCTAATCAGAAAAGAACAACAGTCGCCGTTAATAACATTAGTTTTAGCTTGCAGAAAGGTCAAGTTCTCGGTTGTGTGGGGGAGTCGGGTTCAGGAAAATCCGTCACCTCCCTCGCACTCATGGGACTGGTTCCCTCTCCGGGAAAAATTACCGCGGGAGAAATTTGCTTTCGTCCGGCAAAAGGTCAGTCAATGCAAGCAGTGGATTTATTATCTATTCCCCCGGAAGAATTGCGTTATTATCGCGGGGGAGAAATGGCGATGATTTTCCAAGAACCAATGAGTTCTCTTAATCCAGTTTATAACATCGAGTTTCAACTCACCGAAGCAATTTTACTGCACCAAAAAGTCAGCACTGAACAGGCAAAAAATCAAGCCATCTCTCTACTGCAAGAAGTGCGCTTATTACCCAGTGATGAACAGTTAGAGGAGAAGTATATAGAAACTTTTCCCTTAGAAAATAAGGGTCATGTCAGAGAAAAAATTAGAACTTATATTCAAGAACAAAAAGAAGCAATTCTCAAGCGTTATCCTCACGAATTATCGGGGGGACAATTACAAAGGGTAATGATTGCCATGGCGATCTCTTGTAATCCTACCCTATTAATTGCCGATGAACCAACCACCGCTTTAGATGTGACTGTCCAAGCAGAAATATTAAGATTATTACGCGATTTGTGTAAAAGCGATCGAGAAATGTCAATGGTTTTTATCTCCCACGATTTAGGAGTTATTAATGAAATTGCCGATCAAATTGTCGTGATGTATCAAGGAGAAATCGTCGAACAGGGAACGAAAGAAGAAGTATTAAATTCTCCCCAACATCCCTACACAAAAGGTTTACTTGCCTGTCGCCCCCGCTTAAACTCTCGTCCAGAAAAATTGCCCACCGTCAGCGATTTTTTACGAGTCGAAAAAGACTCTCAAGGTAAGATTATTGACTTACAGGAAATTACTCCACCAGCAGTTAAGTTTATTACTCTCCAAGAGGAAGAAAGCAGAATTGAAGGTTTACAGAATCACGAGAATATTTTATCGGTAGAAAATTTATCGGTTAGATTTCCTGTTAAGGGAGTTTTCGGGCAAGTAAAGACCTTTTTTAATGCCGTAGATCAGGTCAGTTTTGCTGTTAAACGGGGGGAAACCCTCGGTTTAGTCGGTGAATCTGG
This Microcystis wesenbergii NRERC-220 DNA region includes the following protein-coding sequences:
- a CDS encoding aspartate aminotransferase family protein: MSILELIEKRLEENFALHEQYLNPQMVRVLKTIGYDRHYVKAEGPYLFDNQGEKYLDLLSGFGVFALGRNHPKIVQALQEVLTAALPNLVQLDASILAGLLAERLVAIAPNGLERVFFANSGTETVEAAIKFSRYATGRSQIVYCQGGYHGLTMGSLSATGDLHYREGFGPFVADFKEIPFGDLAALEKALINQDVAAFITEPIQGHGVRIPEPNYLPAAAALCRRYGTLFVADEVQTGLGRTGKIWAVEHWGVEPDILCVAKALSGGFVPVGAVLCRRWIFDRVFDRMDRSVVHGSTFGKNNLAMAAGIATLQVIEEEKLVERSAVIGQQIIAELRPLVDQYECLQEVRGLGMMIALEFAEPSSWSLKAAWKMLETANKGLFSQLIVVPLFTRHQILSQVSGHGMNIIKFIPPLTLSDEDCRWLVTAVKDVVADAHRFPGAAWEFGKTLASQAIRQKTAKK
- a CDS encoding IS4 family transposase translates to MLPSFYQACLQASLTQAQYLTLQILILLLQSHRTVQLERLAALFPQPITFESRRRNLQRFLKLPQLSVKLLWFPLIKHIIKQEFSEKNKNRHQRRKLKKLKHLGHLLLVIDRTDWKGRNLFVASVICGKRALPVYWILLDKQGSSNLGNQKNFLKPVLKFLKSYPVVVIGDREFHSVQLGKWLDEKGIAFILRQKKGTSLLLSGEENYQPLKALDIQPGTQHFFSDIYHTSAHKLGPFNLATRWKRRYRSKQAEAPWYLLTNLDSLDETLNLYESRFGIEAMFKDCKTGGYNIEKTKVSEPRFLALVLLIAIAYSLNTIRGQQLNILPHRVYICRLKESNRSAERHSDFWIGTYGTFWVESMDIFSELALSLIRLKPQKNPYFSKGLTAMSLIKQAL
- a CDS encoding ABC transporter ATP-binding protein, producing the protein MDNKVLDVRHLTVEFSNQKRTTVAVNNISFSLQKGQVLGCVGESGSGKSVTSLALMGLVPSPGKITAGEICFRPAKGQSMQAVDLLSIPPEELRYYRGGEMAMIFQEPMSSLNPVYNIEFQLTEAILLHQKVSTEQAKNQAISLLQEVRLLPSDEQLEEKYIETFPLENKGHVREKIRTYIQEQKEAILKRYPHELSGGQLQRVMIAMAISCNPTLLIADEPTTALDVTVQAEILRLLRDLCKSDREMSMVFISHDLGVINEIADQIVVMYQGEIVEQGTKEEVLNSPQHPYTKGLLACRPRLNSRPEKLPTVSDFLRVEKDSQGKIIDLQEITPPAVKFITLQEEESRIEGLQNHENILSVENLSVRFPVKGVFGQVKTFFNAVDQVSFAVKRGETLGLVGESGCGKSTLARTILRLIPATSGDIYFRGENLAKLNPSDPKLRLLRRELQIVFQNPYNSLNPRLSIGKAILEPMVIHHTGGNSQKRRQRVEYLLERVKLDPNWFDRYPHQLSGGQRQRVCIARALALNPQFIICDESVSALDVSVQAGVLNLLKELQQEFNLTYIFISHDLSVVRFMSDRIMVMNKGKIEEMGTANQIINSPQSDYTRKLIASIPQFTESLAS
- the kaiB gene encoding circadian clock protein KaiB; this encodes MSVFKKTYVLKLYVAGNTPNSVRALKTLKNILEEEFQGVYALKVIDVLKNPQLAEEDKILATPTLAKVLPPPVRKIIGDLSDREKVLIGLDLLYEEIRERENDS
- a CDS encoding lysylphosphatidylglycerol synthase transmembrane domain-containing protein, which encodes MKYLKFIFLGLGFVLLGVILRQTNLQEVWQQITLVGWWGMTLVIIFYFLEFLTDVFTWQLTFKSIPIQPRWTIRLLLIYMVGAAFNRVTPFASLGGEGFKAVMLKTHYQISYKETSASIILTKTLNTASLVFFAIIGFLLLLASPKFSNSFKTFTGLSLAIFSSCILIFFLIQRFRLSSRIVNRLGHSFLGDRLAKPLENLRSVDDRLGEFYRNLPLFRNGLIVGFLNWPLGVLEIYVLMQFLQHPLSFADAWLFDSVAQLVRAGTFFIPANIGTLEGSLVLLGASLTGSLELGLAISVIRRVKDILWIILGLLIWWLFSLRPTLPDRSSK
- the kaiC gene encoding circadian clock protein KaiC, whose protein sequence is MTQSNSNSQLNPPIKPKGVRKIRTLIEGFDEITHGGLPMGRTTLVSGTSGTGKTLLAVQFLYHGIKYFDYPGLFVTFEESPTDIIQNAYSFGWDLEELIDQGKLFILDASPDPEGQEVVGSFDLSALIERIQYAITKYKAKLVSIDSVTAVFQQYEAVSVVRREIFRLVARLKLLEVTSIMTTERIEEYGAVARFGVEEFVSDNVVIMRNVLEGERRRRTAEILKLRGTTHMKGEYPFTITNDGINIFPLGAMRLTQRSSNVRISSGVKTLDDMCGGGFFKDSIILATGATGTGKTLLVSKFLEEGCRRGERAILFAYEESRAQLSRNASSWGIDFEEMERKGLLKLLCSYPESAGLEDHLQMIKSEISEFKPSRIAIDSLSALARGVTNNAFRQFVIGVTGYAKQEEITGFFTNTTDQFMGAHSITESHISTITDTILMLQYVEIRGEMSRAINVFKMRGSWHDKGIREYTISQDGADIKDSFRNYERIISGSPTKISVDEKTELSRIVRNVREKLQDE
- a CDS encoding sulfotransferase family protein produces the protein MSSLFHPLCGSNLSTLLRLFLTNGGIDRPNLAPATLALAVTLARLPFSTLERILMTGFYERGVQVKAPIFIVGYWRSGTTHLHNLLGQSEHFGYISPLAVGLPWDILGIVRLFQPLLELALPSDRHVDNVAVTPDSPQEDSIALASMIPLSYYHGLYFPQRFQYHFDRGVFFQGCSDREIATWQRWHTHLLKKVSIHQRGKQLLIKNPVYTAHIAKLRAIWPDAKFIHIYRNPYLVFPSTRHFFTRILPELALQSYDNLSTDEIEQTILKSYPPMLNSLLRDSADLPADSFVEIRFEDLEKDPLAQIEKIYDQLQLPDLKISRPRFEKYIASLQGYKKNNYHPDAKAIELVESHWLPFIQRWNYFQ